From Agromyces sp. SYSU T00194, a single genomic window includes:
- a CDS encoding Na+/H+ antiporter subunit E has protein sequence MSPSRDISPWRSLWRQLPLLVLLIALWLFLWDEVTVMSVVTGVVLAVLVTRVLYLPPVLLSGRFNPWRGLLLGLRMIVDVVTASIEVAFAAVNPRYRPVNAIIAVQLHTHSDLVMTLTAEAITVVPGTVVVDVDRERAVLYLHALGTRTEVDVERTRRHVLGTEERIVLAVGTHEEAESVRAERRARRMQRGGGAHGGAPDGLTGLSSDAVSRSDLARRDGEHHPDPGEEDR, from the coding sequence ATGAGCCCCTCGCGCGACATCTCGCCCTGGCGCTCGCTCTGGCGCCAGCTGCCGCTGCTGGTGCTGCTGATCGCCCTGTGGCTGTTCCTCTGGGACGAGGTGACGGTCATGTCGGTCGTGACCGGCGTCGTGCTGGCCGTGCTCGTGACCCGCGTGCTCTACCTGCCGCCCGTGCTGCTGTCGGGCCGGTTCAACCCGTGGCGCGGGCTGCTGCTCGGCCTGCGCATGATCGTCGACGTCGTCACCGCGTCGATCGAGGTCGCCTTCGCGGCGGTGAACCCGCGCTACCGGCCCGTGAACGCGATCATCGCGGTGCAGCTGCACACGCACTCCGACCTGGTGATGACGCTCACCGCGGAGGCCATCACGGTCGTGCCGGGCACCGTCGTCGTCGACGTCGACCGGGAACGGGCCGTGCTCTACCTGCATGCGCTCGGCACCCGCACCGAGGTCGACGTCGAGCGCACCCGCCGCCACGTGCTCGGCACCGAGGAGCGCATCGTGCTCGCCGTCGGCACGCACGAGGAGGCCGAGTCGGTGCGTGCGGAGCGACGGGCGAGGCGGATGCAGCGGGGCGGCGGCGCCCACGGCGGCGCGCCCGACGGGCTCACCGGGCTGTCGAGCGACGCGGTGTCGCGGTCGGACCTCGCCCGGCGCGACGGCGAGCACCACCCGGACCCGGGGGAGGAGGACCGATGA
- the mnhG gene encoding monovalent cation/H(+) antiporter subunit G — translation MTAASAAFAALLLPAEAMPLLPEDFSVRDAIVGALIVLGAFLSLAAGVGIVRFPDVLSRLHAGTKPQVLGLVAVLTAILLEVPSWGVLTTIVLILTFQLLTQPMTAHMLGRAAYRTDHVRRDLLIDDELAEDIARRERERERAGDDRGDA, via the coding sequence GTGACCGCCGCATCCGCCGCATTCGCCGCCCTGCTCCTGCCCGCCGAGGCGATGCCGCTGCTGCCCGAGGACTTCTCGGTGCGCGATGCCATCGTCGGCGCGCTGATCGTGCTCGGCGCCTTCCTCTCCCTCGCTGCGGGCGTCGGCATCGTGCGGTTCCCCGACGTGCTCTCGCGGCTGCACGCCGGCACGAAGCCGCAGGTGCTCGGCCTCGTCGCGGTGCTCACGGCGATCCTGCTCGAGGTGCCGAGCTGGGGCGTGCTCACGACGATCGTGCTGATCCTCACGTTCCAGCTGCTGACCCAGCCGATGACGGCCCACATGCTCGGCCGCGCCGCCTACCGCACCGACCACGTGCGGCGCGACCTGCTCATCGACGACGAGCTGGCCGAGGACATCGCGCGGCGCGAGCGCGAGCGGGAACGTGCCGGCGACGACCGCGGCGACGCCTGA
- a CDS encoding monovalent cation/H+ antiporter complex subunit F, whose product MSILTLAVIVLAAVMFGIGAICAVWRIIRGPSILDRALAADVLLAISMCALGAEMAVNRHTDTLVVLLVLAMFAVLGSIAIARFMAKEDDS is encoded by the coding sequence ATGAGCATCCTGACCCTGGCGGTGATCGTCCTCGCCGCCGTCATGTTCGGCATCGGCGCGATCTGCGCGGTGTGGCGGATCATCCGCGGGCCGTCGATCCTCGACCGTGCCCTCGCCGCCGACGTGCTGCTGGCGATCTCGATGTGCGCGCTCGGCGCCGAGATGGCCGTGAACCGCCACACCGACACGCTCGTGGTGCTGCTCGTGCTGGCGATGTTCGCCGTGCTCGGGTCGATCGCCATCGCGCGGTTCATGGCGAAGGAGGACGACTCGTGA
- a CDS encoding Na+/H+ antiporter subunit D: protein MTALVPLVVLLPLLGAAATLVLGRRRRLQLWLSVSVLAAVAIIATVLLVAVDRTRGLVVYIGDWDAPFGITLVVDRLSAIMLIISALMLLGVLVYSVGQGVADRHRETPVSIFYPTYLILAAGICNAFIAGDLFNLYVGFEILLSASYVLLTLGGTGERIRAGVTYIVVSLVSSLFFLSAIALIYGATGTANLAQLSVRIADLPQDIQLLLHLALIIAFGIKAAVFPLSFWLPDSYPTAPAPVTAVFAGLLTKVGVYALIRSEMTIFAENDLTTMYLVLGGLTMLVGILGALAQADIKRLLSFTLVSHIGYMLMGIGLATELGIAATIYYVVHHITVQTALFLTTGLIERVGGATSVSRLAGLLAASPFVAILFFIPALNLGGIPPFSGFIGKVGLFLAGGELAADASGPAPWLIWTVIGAGALTSLLTLYALSRFWNLGFWRGRDELEGYESFLVESMQEAPEGATVTETRTAPTLMLAATVGLVLVTLLLTVLAGPLFELTGRAAANLLDPSIYVNLVFPGGIR from the coding sequence ATGACCGCCCTCGTGCCCCTCGTCGTGCTGCTGCCGCTGCTCGGCGCGGCCGCGACCCTCGTGCTCGGCCGGCGCCGGCGACTGCAGCTCTGGCTGAGCGTCTCCGTGCTCGCCGCCGTCGCGATCATCGCGACCGTGCTGCTGGTGGCGGTCGACCGCACCCGCGGACTCGTCGTGTACATCGGCGACTGGGACGCGCCCTTCGGCATCACCCTCGTCGTCGACCGGCTCTCGGCGATCATGCTCATCATCTCGGCGCTCATGCTGCTCGGCGTGCTCGTCTACTCCGTCGGGCAGGGCGTCGCCGACCGGCACCGCGAGACGCCGGTCTCGATCTTCTACCCGACGTACCTGATCCTCGCGGCGGGCATCTGCAACGCGTTCATCGCGGGCGACCTGTTCAACCTCTACGTGGGCTTCGAGATCCTGCTGTCGGCGAGCTACGTGCTGCTGACGCTGGGCGGCACCGGCGAGCGCATCCGCGCGGGCGTGACCTACATCGTGGTGAGCCTCGTCTCGTCGCTGTTCTTCCTCAGCGCGATCGCGCTGATCTACGGCGCGACCGGCACCGCGAACCTCGCCCAGCTGTCGGTGCGCATCGCCGACCTGCCGCAGGACATCCAGCTGCTGCTGCACCTCGCGCTGATCATCGCGTTCGGCATCAAGGCCGCGGTCTTCCCGCTCTCGTTCTGGCTGCCCGACTCGTACCCGACCGCGCCCGCACCGGTCACCGCCGTGTTCGCTGGCCTGCTCACGAAGGTCGGCGTCTACGCGCTCATCCGCTCGGAGATGACGATCTTCGCCGAGAACGACCTGACGACGATGTACCTCGTGCTCGGCGGGCTGACGATGCTCGTCGGCATCCTCGGCGCACTCGCCCAGGCCGACATCAAGCGGCTGCTGTCGTTCACGCTCGTCTCCCACATCGGCTACATGCTCATGGGCATCGGCCTCGCGACCGAGCTCGGCATCGCCGCGACCATCTACTACGTGGTGCACCACATCACGGTGCAGACCGCGCTGTTCCTCACGACCGGGCTCATCGAGCGGGTCGGCGGGGCGACCTCGGTCAGCCGGCTCGCCGGCCTGCTCGCGGCATCGCCGTTCGTGGCGATCCTGTTCTTCATCCCTGCGCTGAACCTCGGCGGCATCCCGCCGTTCTCCGGCTTCATCGGCAAGGTCGGCCTGTTCCTCGCGGGCGGGGAGCTGGCGGCGGATGCATCCGGGCCGGCGCCCTGGCTCATCTGGACCGTGATCGGCGCCGGGGCGCTCACCTCCCTGCTGACGCTGTACGCGCTCTCCCGGTTCTGGAACCTCGGGTTCTGGCGCGGGCGCGACGAGCTCGAGGGCTACGAGTCGTTCCTCGTCGAGTCGATGCAGGAGGCGCCCGAGGGGGCGACCGTCACCGAGACGCGCACCGCGCCGACCCTGATGCTCGCCGCGACCGTCGGCCTCGTGCTCGTGACGCTGCTGCTCACGGTGCTCGCCGGCCCCCTGTTCGAGCTCACCGGCCGCGCCGCCGCGAACCTGCTCGACCCATCGATCTACGTGAACCTGGTCTTCCCCGGGGGCATCCGATGA
- a CDS encoding GDSL-type esterase/lipase family protein, translating into MSRHRPAGAPAAVAIVISTVIAIGLIASPALGAPPEGKGGGKGKNKPTPTATETTPPPTETTPPPTETTPPPTETTPPPTETTPPPTETTPPPDPTDPPPTPDPSALPAIMAGVGDSITVAYDADGSGSFPQYSWSTGSSSTVQSHATRLVAAGASGLVTYNDAVVGAQAADLAPQVNAAISQGADYLTVQIGANDACTGTVGEMTSVGAFSSSVAGALGTFADARPDAEILLTSIPNLKRMWALSKDNGWARFIWSIGDVCQSMLENPTSTTTASEERRDTVQARVDAFNGELAVICAALENCSFDDYRVADFEFTSSHISTFDYFHPSVAGQAKLAEITWPYSPYAG; encoded by the coding sequence ATGTCCCGCCATCGTCCAGCCGGTGCCCCCGCCGCCGTCGCCATCGTCATCTCGACCGTCATCGCGATCGGTCTGATCGCCAGCCCCGCGCTCGGCGCCCCGCCCGAGGGGAAGGGAGGCGGCAAGGGCAAGAACAAGCCCACCCCGACCGCCACGGAGACCACGCCTCCGCCGACGGAGACGACCCCGCCGCCCACCGAGACCACGCCTCCTCCCACCGAGACGACGCCTCCGCCGACGGAGACCACGCCTCCTCCCACCGAGACGACCCCGCCGCCCGACCCCACCGACCCGCCGCCCACACCCGACCCGTCCGCCCTCCCGGCGATCATGGCCGGCGTCGGCGACTCGATCACCGTCGCCTACGACGCCGACGGCAGCGGCTCGTTCCCCCAGTACAGCTGGTCGACCGGATCGTCGTCCACGGTGCAGTCGCACGCGACCCGACTGGTCGCCGCCGGGGCATCCGGGCTGGTGACCTACAACGACGCCGTGGTCGGCGCGCAGGCCGCAGACCTCGCACCGCAGGTGAACGCCGCGATCAGCCAGGGGGCCGACTACCTCACGGTGCAGATCGGTGCGAATGACGCCTGCACCGGCACCGTCGGGGAGATGACGTCGGTCGGCGCGTTCTCGTCGAGCGTCGCCGGTGCCCTCGGAACGTTCGCCGATGCACGTCCCGATGCGGAGATCCTGCTCACGAGCATCCCGAACCTGAAGCGCATGTGGGCGCTCAGCAAGGACAACGGGTGGGCCCGCTTCATCTGGTCCATCGGCGACGTGTGCCAGTCGATGCTCGAGAACCCGACCAGCACGACGACCGCGAGCGAGGAGCGGCGCGATACCGTGCAGGCGCGCGTCGACGCGTTCAACGGCGAGCTCGCAGTGATCTGCGCGGCGCTCGAGAACTGCTCGTTCGATGACTACCGGGTCGCGGACTTCGAGTTCACGTCGTCGCACATCTCGACGTTCGACTACTTCCATCCGAGCGTCGCAGGGCAGGCCAAGCTCGCGGAGATCACCTGGCCGTACTCGCCCTACGCGGGGTAG
- a CDS encoding RecQ family ATP-dependent DNA helicase has product MTTATTTRDAARDILRTLVGRDDADFHDGQFEAISTLVDDRRRALVVQRTGWGKSAVYFVATLLRRRQGAGPTVLVSPLLALMRDQIAAAERAGVRAVAINSTNAHEWGDVLAALDRDEVDVLLVSPERLNNPSFRDERLPVLVRRMGMLVVDEAHCISDWGHDFRPDYRRLAELIAQLPDDVPVLATTATANSRVVTDVAEQLEHAADGRSVEVVTIRGPLARASLRLGVLRLPEARGRLGWLLSHLDDLPGSGIVYALTVSAANDTARMLRDAGHEVRAYTGQTDPAEREESERLLKENRVKALVATSALGMGFDKPDLGFVVHLGAPSSPVAYYQQVGRAGRATDNADVLLLPGHEDPDIWHHFATASMPTEERASRVIAALSPDEPLSTPALESIVDIRRSPLELLLKVLDVDGAVRRVRGGWVSTGQPWVYDADRYDRIAAERRAEQQHMIDYERTDGCRMEFLQRALDDDTAAPCGRCDTCTSPWFPTDIDDSAADTAAASLDRVGVPIEPRAQWPTGADRLGVPVKGRIAPDERMAEGRALARLTDLGWGGPLREVFAESAADAPVSGALRDAVVRVLADWPWAERPVAVVSMPARRRPLLVESLARGLAEVGRLPYLGALGLVDGGPTGDAGGNSAYRLAGVWGRFEASALDLPDGPVLLVDDLADSRWTLTVAARELRRAGAGAVLPFALALRG; this is encoded by the coding sequence GTGACGACCGCCACCACGACCCGCGACGCCGCCCGCGACATCCTGCGCACCCTCGTCGGGCGCGACGACGCCGACTTCCACGACGGCCAGTTCGAGGCGATCTCGACCCTGGTCGACGACCGCCGGCGCGCGCTCGTCGTGCAGCGCACGGGGTGGGGCAAGTCGGCCGTGTACTTCGTGGCGACCCTGCTGCGCCGTCGCCAGGGCGCAGGTCCCACGGTGCTGGTCTCCCCGCTGCTCGCCCTCATGCGCGACCAGATCGCCGCCGCCGAACGGGCGGGGGTGCGGGCCGTCGCGATCAACTCGACCAACGCGCACGAATGGGGCGACGTGCTCGCGGCCCTCGACCGCGACGAGGTCGACGTGCTGCTGGTCTCCCCCGAGCGGCTGAACAACCCGTCGTTCCGCGACGAGCGCCTGCCGGTGCTCGTGCGCCGCATGGGCATGCTCGTCGTCGACGAGGCGCACTGCATCAGCGACTGGGGCCACGACTTCCGGCCCGACTACCGGCGTCTCGCCGAGCTCATCGCGCAGCTGCCCGACGACGTGCCCGTGCTCGCGACCACGGCGACCGCGAACAGCCGGGTGGTGACCGATGTCGCGGAGCAGCTGGAGCACGCCGCCGACGGGCGCTCGGTGGAGGTCGTGACGATCCGCGGGCCGCTGGCGCGGGCATCCTTGCGCCTCGGGGTGCTGCGGCTGCCCGAAGCGCGCGGCCGGCTGGGCTGGCTGCTCAGCCACCTCGACGACCTGCCCGGCTCGGGCATCGTCTACGCCCTCACGGTGAGCGCCGCGAACGACACGGCACGGATGCTGCGCGACGCCGGGCACGAGGTGCGCGCCTACACGGGGCAGACGGACCCGGCCGAGCGCGAGGAGTCGGAGCGGCTGCTGAAGGAGAACCGGGTCAAGGCGCTCGTCGCGACCTCGGCGCTCGGCATGGGCTTCGACAAGCCCGACCTGGGGTTCGTCGTGCACCTGGGCGCGCCGTCGTCGCCGGTGGCGTACTACCAGCAGGTGGGCCGCGCCGGCCGCGCGACCGACAACGCCGACGTGCTGCTGCTGCCCGGCCACGAGGACCCCGACATCTGGCACCACTTCGCCACCGCGTCGATGCCGACCGAGGAGCGCGCGTCGCGGGTCATCGCGGCGCTCTCCCCCGACGAGCCGCTGTCGACGCCGGCGCTCGAGTCGATCGTCGACATCCGCCGCTCGCCGCTCGAGCTGCTGCTGAAGGTGCTCGACGTCGACGGCGCGGTGCGGCGCGTGCGCGGCGGCTGGGTGTCGACCGGGCAGCCGTGGGTGTACGACGCCGACCGGTACGACCGCATTGCCGCCGAGCGCCGCGCCGAGCAGCAGCACATGATCGACTACGAGCGCACCGACGGCTGCCGCATGGAGTTCCTGCAACGCGCGCTCGACGACGACACCGCGGCGCCCTGCGGGCGGTGCGACACCTGCACGTCACCGTGGTTCCCGACCGACATCGACGACTCTGCCGCCGACACGGCCGCGGCCTCGCTCGACCGCGTGGGCGTGCCGATCGAGCCGCGCGCGCAGTGGCCGACCGGCGCCGACCGCCTGGGCGTACCGGTGAAGGGCCGCATCGCGCCCGACGAGCGCATGGCGGAGGGCCGCGCCCTGGCCCGCCTCACCGACCTCGGCTGGGGCGGTCCGCTGCGCGAGGTCTTCGCCGAGTCGGCGGCGGATGCCCCGGTGTCGGGCGCCCTGCGCGACGCGGTCGTGCGCGTGCTCGCCGACTGGCCGTGGGCGGAGCGCCCGGTCGCGGTCGTGTCGATGCCCGCCCGCCGCCGGCCGCTGCTCGTCGAGTCGCTCGCGCGCGGCCTGGCCGAGGTCGGCCGGCTCCCCTACCTCGGCGCGCTCGGGCTGGTCGACGGCGGCCCGACCGGCGATGCCGGCGGCAACAGCGCGTACCGGCTGGCGGGCGTGTGGGGGCGCTTCGAGGCATCCGCCCTCGACCTGCCCGACGGGCCCGTGCTGCTGGTCGACGACCTCGCCGACAGCCGCTGGACCCTGACCGTGGCCGCGCGGGAGCTGCGGCGCGCCGGGGCGGGCGCCGTGCTGCCGTTCGCGCTGGCACTGCGCGGGTAG
- a CDS encoding DUF1214 domain-containing protein, which translates to MGTHVNVDNFAVAETARMFHDLQRDAGGVNRLLHHREPAPIDQQTVIRMNRDTLYSFAIVDVSAGATLTLPDAGGRYVSAMVVNEGHYIPVVFHGAGSHHIDAEVAGSPHCFVALRILVDPNDPDDVAAVAALQDGVALEAASDAPFPDPDFDTASLDATRNALLQLAAGIGGFERTFGRPDEVDPVRHLIGTAAGWGGLPSTEASYVGVTPDEGTGTFALRMADVPVDAFWSISVYDAKGFFEPNASGRYTVNSVTGVPDDDGAITVHFVPDDAVRDLPNAIPTPEGWNFIVRLYQPRPEYFAGAWTVPDLTPVLR; encoded by the coding sequence ATGGGCACCCATGTCAACGTCGACAACTTCGCGGTCGCCGAGACCGCGCGCATGTTCCACGACCTGCAGCGCGACGCCGGTGGCGTCAACCGGCTGCTGCACCATCGGGAGCCCGCGCCGATCGACCAGCAGACCGTGATCCGGATGAATCGCGACACGCTCTACAGCTTCGCGATCGTCGACGTCTCGGCCGGTGCGACGCTGACGCTCCCCGACGCGGGCGGTCGCTACGTCTCGGCGATGGTCGTGAACGAGGGGCACTACATCCCGGTCGTGTTCCACGGCGCGGGTTCGCACCACATCGACGCCGAGGTCGCCGGCTCGCCGCACTGCTTCGTCGCGCTGCGGATCCTGGTCGACCCGAACGACCCCGACGACGTCGCCGCGGTCGCGGCGCTGCAGGACGGGGTCGCGCTCGAGGCGGCATCCGACGCGCCCTTCCCCGACCCGGACTTCGACACCGCGTCGCTCGATGCGACGCGGAACGCGCTGCTGCAGCTCGCGGCCGGCATCGGCGGGTTCGAGCGCACGTTCGGCCGCCCCGACGAGGTCGACCCCGTGCGGCACCTCATCGGCACCGCGGCCGGATGGGGCGGGCTGCCGTCGACGGAGGCGTCGTACGTCGGCGTCACGCCCGATGAGGGCACCGGCACGTTCGCCCTGCGCATGGCCGACGTGCCGGTCGACGCGTTCTGGTCGATCTCGGTGTACGACGCGAAGGGGTTCTTCGAGCCGAACGCGAGCGGCCGGTACACGGTGAACAGCGTCACCGGCGTGCCCGACGACGACGGCGCGATCACGGTGCACTTCGTGCCCGACGACGCGGTGCGCGACCTGCCGAACGCGATCCCGACGCCCGAGGGGTGGAACTTCATCGTGCGCCTGTACCAGCCGCGTCCGGAGTACTTCGCGGGCGCCTGGACCGTGCCCGACCTGACGCCCGTGCTGCGCTGA
- a CDS encoding LLM class flavin-dependent oxidoreductase — protein sequence MKHIGFLSFGHWQPSPQSATRSGGDALLQSIDLAVAAEELGADGAYFRVHHFARQLASPFPLLAAIGARTSRIEIGTGVIDMRYENPLYMAEDAGAADLISGGRLQLGVSRGSPEQVIDGYRYFGYEAPEGKTMSDVAREQTEVFLKVIEGARFAEPNPRPMFANPYPGPLPIEPQSPGLRDRIWWGAGSDATAVWAAERGMHLMSSTLKEDESGEPLHVQQRKQIEKYRAAWTEAGHEREPRVSVSRSIFPIVDDRDRAYFVGGGETSDQFGAIDGYRAVFGRSYSDEPDRLIEQLRADEAIAAADTLLLTVPTQLGVDYNAHVLESVLTHVAPALGWR from the coding sequence GTGAAGCACATCGGATTCCTCTCGTTCGGACACTGGCAGCCCTCGCCGCAGTCGGCCACGCGCTCGGGCGGCGACGCCCTGCTGCAGTCGATCGACCTCGCGGTCGCGGCGGAGGAGCTCGGCGCCGACGGCGCGTACTTCCGCGTGCACCACTTCGCCCGGCAGCTCGCGAGCCCGTTCCCGCTGCTCGCGGCGATCGGCGCGCGCACGAGCCGCATCGAGATCGGCACGGGCGTGATCGACATGCGCTACGAGAACCCGCTCTACATGGCCGAGGACGCCGGCGCGGCCGACCTCATCTCGGGCGGGCGGCTGCAGCTCGGCGTGAGCCGCGGGTCGCCCGAGCAGGTCATCGACGGGTACCGCTACTTCGGCTACGAGGCGCCCGAGGGCAAGACGATGTCCGACGTGGCGCGCGAGCAGACCGAGGTGTTCCTCAAGGTCATCGAGGGTGCGCGCTTCGCCGAGCCCAACCCCCGGCCGATGTTCGCCAACCCGTACCCGGGCCCGCTGCCGATCGAGCCGCAGTCGCCCGGGCTGCGCGACCGCATCTGGTGGGGCGCCGGGTCGGATGCCACGGCCGTCTGGGCCGCCGAGCGCGGCATGCACCTCATGAGCTCGACGCTCAAGGAGGACGAGTCGGGCGAGCCGCTGCACGTGCAGCAGCGGAAGCAGATCGAGAAGTACCGGGCTGCATGGACCGAGGCGGGCCACGAGCGCGAGCCGCGCGTCTCGGTGAGCCGGTCGATCTTCCCGATCGTCGACGACCGCGACCGCGCCTACTTCGTGGGCGGCGGCGAGACGAGCGACCAGTTCGGCGCGATCGACGGCTACCGCGCGGTGTTCGGGCGCAGCTACTCCGACGAGCCCGACCGGCTGATCGAGCAGCTGCGCGCCGACGAGGCGATCGCGGCGGCCGACACGCTGCTGCTCACCGTGCCGACCCAGCTCGGCGTCGACTACAACGCGCACGTGCTCGAGTCGGTGCTGACGCACGTCGCGCCGGCGCTCGGCTGGCGCTGA
- a CDS encoding sodium:proton antiporter, producing MTASLTLVVLVAVMFGAGIYVMLERSLTRVLIGFLLVGNAVNLLMYLMSGAPGLAPVLDDGVDPEAISDPLPQVFMLTAIVINLGITAFMLALIYRSWWLAQLGDRGDLVDDEQDEVASSEGAADVARSSLLDDTAIMRILDESDEEFEERRARASDRSPSGRRSDRGGDDR from the coding sequence ATGACCGCATCCCTCACCCTCGTCGTGCTCGTCGCCGTCATGTTCGGCGCCGGCATCTACGTGATGCTCGAGCGCAGCCTCACGCGCGTGCTCATCGGGTTCCTCCTCGTCGGCAACGCCGTGAACCTGCTGATGTACCTGATGAGCGGCGCACCGGGCCTCGCGCCGGTGCTCGACGACGGCGTCGACCCCGAGGCGATCAGCGACCCGCTGCCGCAGGTGTTCATGCTCACCGCGATCGTCATCAACCTCGGCATCACGGCGTTCATGCTCGCCCTCATCTACCGGTCGTGGTGGCTGGCGCAGCTCGGCGACCGCGGCGACCTGGTCGACGACGAGCAGGACGAGGTCGCCTCGAGCGAGGGCGCCGCCGACGTGGCGCGCAGCTCACTGCTCGACGACACCGCGATCATGCGGATCCTCGACGAGAGCGACGAGGAGTTCGAGGAGCGTCGCGCCCGGGCATCCGACCGCTCGCCCTCCGGCCGCCGCTCCGACCGGGGAGGTGACGACCGATGA